From a region of the Candidatus Krumholzibacteriia bacterium genome:
- a CDS encoding ankyrin repeat domain-containing protein: MTLHELLDFDYGADGDRVLQRMLAAGADPDQRAGSNGETPLHVAARRRRVAATTILLSHGADADAKNAGGKTAYAHAIRRGFDDIVAVLEAHGADTTLNEADRFAVAVIRGQLAEAQRILATNPRVARTGNPEEDRLFADVAGRGDVRAVELLIQAGASLTATGLDTGTPLHQAASFGQPENARLLIDAAAPLDIFEPTHQASPLHWAVHGSRHSGDADRRQAAYVELVEMLLAAGSSLRYPDEPPGEEKYIRRMLEDASPRVRLTLEAWLRKPR, from the coding sequence ATGACGCTCCATGAACTGCTCGATTTTGACTACGGCGCGGACGGTGATCGCGTGCTGCAACGCATGCTCGCCGCCGGGGCCGACCCGGACCAGCGCGCGGGTTCCAACGGCGAGACGCCGCTGCACGTGGCCGCGCGCCGCCGCCGCGTGGCGGCGACCACCATTCTGTTGTCGCACGGCGCGGATGCGGACGCGAAGAACGCCGGGGGCAAGACCGCCTACGCGCACGCCATTCGCCGCGGGTTCGACGACATCGTGGCGGTGCTGGAGGCACACGGCGCCGACACCACGCTCAACGAAGCCGACCGCTTTGCGGTGGCGGTCATCCGCGGTCAGCTGGCGGAAGCGCAGCGGATCCTTGCCACGAACCCGCGCGTGGCGCGCACGGGCAACCCGGAAGAGGATCGCCTGTTCGCCGACGTGGCCGGGCGCGGCGACGTGCGCGCGGTGGAACTGCTCATCCAGGCCGGCGCCAGCCTCACCGCCACCGGTCTGGACACGGGCACACCGCTGCACCAGGCGGCGTCGTTCGGTCAGCCGGAGAACGCCCGCCTCCTTATAGACGCGGCCGCCCCGCTGGATATCTTTGAGCCCACCCACCAGGCCAGCCCCCTGCACTGGGCCGTGCATGGCTCGCGGCACTCCGGCGACGCGGACCGCCGCCAGGCCGCCTACGTGGAACTGGTCGAAATGCTCCTCGCCGCGGGCTCGAGCCTGCGCTATCCGGACGAACCGCCCGGGGAGGAGAAGTACATCCGCCGCATGCTGGAGGACGCGTCGCCGCGGGTTCGTCTGACGCTGGAAGCGTGGCTCCGGAAGCCGCGATAA